The nucleotide window AATCTTGGAAGGCTGAACAAGGCAGGCAGAgaggcaaaaagaagaaagtgcttAAAGACAGACTTTTATCAGCTAAAACATCAAGTTTCAAAATAGACCGGAGAGTGTGGAGAATTAAACCTATCCAGGCAGCTGTTCAGAAAATTTAGGTTTGTTTCTTATCCCACACATACTCCAGGCTGGAAGCTTACAGAAGTATCAAGGTGAGCATTATAAACAAGTCATTAGTGCTTGCATTAGCACTGCTCTCCATCAGCGTGCGCTGGTGCTCTCTGCTGTTCAAATACAGCACTGGCACCAGAAGCGACAAGCTTTGATGAAAACAGGATTTACCAGAATCAATTTTGACAAACTGTTTTGCACAAGTCTGATAGGCTTCTCTGGAATTCatttaaatgactgaaaaagtAGTTTAGACAACTGAATTGCAGACTACTGAATTTCAGAAAGGTAGTTTCAAAGAAAAGGAAGCTCTGAGCCATCACAGAGCAGAGTTCAAGTGCTATTTTCTTAAGACTGTTTTCATCAACTCCCTCACGAAGTAGCTTCTCAAGAACTTTTGTGGAGCACGTTGAACTGTTCTAATGGGGTCTGATCTGCAGCAAGCTAATTTTGCAATCCCGAGTCTTCTGCAAAAACAGCGCAGAACACCGAAACTGTTAGGTAATAGCGTTAGCACTGTTCTAAGCATCGGGTCATCTGTTTGCCTAAACAGTAGTTGTCCTCTCTGAAATGACAGCACCTTCAACAGTGACATGCCACTTTAACCAGCCAAATTCAGGCAGACATCATTTCAGGAGCCCAGCTGGTATAGAAAGGGGGATGTACTGACTTGTGAGAACACAAACTCTTCTTCAGGTCTGCAGATTCGAGCTCTCTACATATTATTTCTATCTGCAGACTCCACCTAGCTCGTGCCCTTAAAGCATCCCAGTTGCACCACCACTGCTATGCAATACTTAAAATCTAGCACTGCATGATGTAACCTAGCACCTGCAGACCCGCACTTATTCAACTAACAGTggcaaccaaaaaaaccaaatgcagaaTGACTCCAAGGATCTTTTCCCAACTTTGACACTCAAATAGATCTAGTAGCAACATCTGTTTAAAAATCTCAGTCCGCACCAACGCAAGAAGGAGTAGAGCCATTTCATTTATCAGGGAACTTACTTCTCTCCTTTTAAGTGGCAAGAACCTCGTCCTCAAACCCTCCCATACAGATCAGCAGCattatggaggaaaaagaaaatcagatgcaaaatgtatttttatactgcTGTAATAGTCTAAATTTTTGCTTTAAGTTCATGAAAATAAGTCTGCCTTTATCATGGGATATAAACATATGGGACACCTAGAGCCATATGAATTCTGCTCTTTACACAAGGTAAAGACCAGCATTTCCGCTCTTGGTCTCTTCCCCCCTCACCTGCAACCATGCAGCATCTTAACCAAGTGTTTTGTAGCCTGAAACTTATTTAGTAGTCTTATTGTTGGGATCTATTTTTGCCACAACCTGTTCAAAAGGGTTTGGGAAATGGTTTCTCATTGTTCTGCagatttttctccctcttgctCTTTAAGGAGCATCACTCCTTACAGTTTTCCCAGTTTTTAtgaaagcatttgacactgttaTGAAAGGGCTCAGTTTTTCCAAGTTCTAACTCACCTCTGCCTGGTTCTTCTCCACCTTGTCTTTATCAGCATGAATCTTCCGCAACAAATTTTTAATTCGTTTGTCGCAGAACTGGTACCTTTTGCTATTGCTTTCATTCAGCTTTCTCACCTGAGCTACCAGAAAAGAGGACACCTGGGCGgcagagaagggagaaaacagGAATTAAAACAAATCAAGCAGAGATGAGGATGACATTTAAGAACTTAAACATCACTTTATGAATCTCCTTAAATAGACAAAATATCTACATACCTTGAAAACAGGTAGTCTTGGAATTCAGCCAGAGGTTTTGCCTCCAGACATTTAACTCCTCTGAAATTTCCAAGACTATCCCTTCCCCTATTCCAATTCTAACCAGACCAAGACACTGCTACACCATACCGCAAAACACCCAGGCAACTTACTGTCCAGAGCAAATCCTGGTAATGGATCATTGTCCGCACAACGTCAGCTGCCCCTTCTGCCAGCTGTTTCTCCTTCCCTTCGGGGATCTTGTTTGGCAGCCCCTTGTGCATGAAGAGGTTTGGGGCCATGACTGTGGAAACATTCCAGAGgttcattttgttgttgttctccctGGCAACCACTTTGCTGAGAAACTCAAGTAGAGCctaaagagaggggaagagactTAAGACATCCATTGCTAAAGCTCAAGAAACTACCGTGGCAATTGCTGGAGAGATCatttaattagcattttttttcttgatatccATGAGCAAATCCTATTTGTCCAGCCAGGAAGTTCAGTGAGCAATTTCTAATATTAGGATAGCACCAAATAACCATACCAGGCAGAGAGACGGTTTGTCCAGCATTCATGAATCAGGAGAGACAGTCTGCGTGGGAAGTAGATGAGCTCCTTGGCAGGTGGCAATTTACAAAGTCCAGTCATAACAGTTACAGAATACAGAGATGGcaccccccctttcccccagTATCCACTCAAAGCTATTCCCAGATGTGGAAAAATAAACCCTTTTGGACCAACTCTTCTGCTTCATGCTTCCACCAAAGCCATGACGCATGACAGATCATCTTTGACTGCATTACGTATTCCAGCACCCTAAATAAAGTTTGCAGGGTGCTAAGTCAGCCTTGCCTTTACTACCTGGAAGCTGAATTAGtcaggagggggaaagaaaaacaaacaaacaaacaaaaaaaatggcagCAGCAACCACCACAGTTCttataaagcacagaaaagcagaggtTGTGCACTGCCTGCAAAGCTGATCCCATCAGCCTTTATTCTTTCCAAAAGTAGTAGGTGAAAGGATTTGAAATGCCTTCTGATCAGAAAAGGGTAGGAAGTTGTAAGCTtaatgtttttttggggggggttgttgggttttttttaaattgaaactgTCTTTCATAGATGACGACAATACCACAAACCATGAACCAAAAGACTGAATTTCTTTCCCTATACCTTAGCATGCCCACATACAATGTAAGACCCATACATCTTTCACTCCATAGTGAAGTGCTTTAACACACTGAAGAGGACGAGCATGTTTCTAAGCAGGATGCTCCAGGATCACACGGATTCCTACTGCTCTTAAATTTGTACCCAAAAGGCAGACTGTGCTTACAGCTTACGTTCACTGCAAGCCTTGAGGTTTGCCTGTTCCCCCATCATTCATTTCCATTCTCAAGtcagtgaaataaaaccagatagCATGATGTATGTTATTTACAAAAGCTGATAGagtttccttaaataaaaacCTGGAAGGAGATCAGGATTTTCCAGTTAAATCCAGAACAGGTAGTTACCTTTAGAGTGTTTCTGTTGGGCTCTGGCAGAATCAGGATCAGGAGGTTTAGAGCTTGCAATCTGTGCTTCAGGTCTGGAATACCTAGAGAGGGAAAGCAACAACAGGACAGAGGATTCAGGCTTCTGACACCATTCTTTTTAAGCATGGGAATCCCCCAGGGAATAAGGCAATTACTTACTGTAGTGTTTGTCATCTAGGATTTGAGACCTTGTTTTACAGAAGTAAGTCAAGCTCATACTGCCCTTATGAAGTGAACTACCTATGTTTTAGAAGACTGGCTGATTTGCTTCAGAATACACAGACTACCAGCAAGTCTGACGCCCTTCAAGGATATCAAAAGACCCCATTATTCCCCATTTCTTGAACAAAACAAGTTGTGCACTTTAAACAGTTAGCTTAACACATTCAAACCATCTGTTGAGTCACAAACCTCAAAATAAGGTGCTTGCAGAACACTGCATTACCTGCAGACAAGCCAAGACCATGCACACTGGTCAGTTGCCCCAACTCAGCCTACATGTCATTATTTATCGATTTGTCCTAATTCATGGTAGCAACCTCGCAGCCTCAAACGACACAACATACCTTAAGATCCCAGGACAGCGTCAGTACACAACAATGTATGCAACCACGCACGGGTGACTATGACTCTCAGGCTGATATGTAATAGTACACGTAGCACCCTGCACTCTGAGTTTGGCTACAGTTCATATCGTGCTCTGTACTGCCACCAAATCCACAGGCTCCCAACACACCTGACAGGAGAGCCCAAGACCAGTAGAGCTTTGCCAGAAAAGCACAAACCAGCAAACTGATGCTAAACAGCCAAAGCAGGGACTCACTTTgtacagcagcaaaagcagggaGGTACTCTGCAGTCAGCAGTGGGGCCGGCAGCTCTCTGATGAACCTTTTCAGTAGCCCCGATACATCATTCTGGTGGACTTCATCCCAGCGGAAAAGGCCAGTATAGAAGTCCCTCTCTAGCTTCTGTTCCAGACTCTATTAAAAAGATGGAATTTATCACATGCTTTAATAAGCAGCTACAAGGGAAATTTTGTAGCTGAGCACTAGGAGGGCAACCCATCAAGCTCAAAGAGTGCAGAGACCCTCACAGCAGACACTCCCAGATTTCCCAGCAATGGACGTTTCTAGTTGTACTGGGAAGGGAGACGAGACAATTCCAGTTATTTAGATACTTGCTTCAGCAATATGCTTCCTGATCACCTCTGACACTTTTGAATGCTACTGAAGAGCTCCTACCTTGATCCTGGTCTGGGACCCAGAAACTCTCAAAATGCCCTCTGTTTCAAGTCCTCTCTTTTCTAAGCAGGACAGCAGCtattaaaggggggaaaaaagaaagcttttaggCACAGAGGATAAGAAATCAGCCCTTCCTTATCACAGGCCTCAAAGGCTTCCTGACTCTGAGGATGAGACATGAATGAAACCAGAAGAGAACTTACTGCCTGGAGTAACAGAGGGACCTTGGTGTTGGGGAGCAGTTTTTGGTCATTTTCCAATAGGGTGTGAAGTGGAACTCCAAAGAGTCTTTTCTCTACAACAGAAACAACATGTTGTAAGTCTGTATCACCTCTATTCCAGGTGTAAGGGATATATCCCCCACTGCAGACTAAGATGGTATATTTTGTAAGTGTAGATactggagaaaaagagaggaataaTTAAACAGGACAAGTGCATTTAATAGTCAGACATAAACGTGGTGCTAGGTCTTTGATGTCACGATCCAGTGACTTCCAGGAGAAATTCTGATAAAGGAAAACAGACCTGTCACAAGGTTTCTTATCAAAGACCCTCTCTGTTCTAACATTTGAAACACAAACCTATGAGGAGGTCACTCTAAAAAAtggcaccagaaaaaaaaaaaaaaaaaaaaaaaaaaaaaagatgacatacAACTAACctgttgttttcagttttggtgctttgtttctcttcagcTCAAAGCCCAGAATATCACAGAGAGCTGTTAGTTCAATAAGGGCCAGTGTGGGGATCTTCTTCATGTCCTGAGCAGATAGATCTCCAATCCTGGTCACTCCTAGTCTACCCTTGGGGATCTTAAATTTCTAAGGGAAAACACACACACCCAAAAGGTTCAGTTCAAGTTATTACTACTAATCTCACTGGTTATcaagttttgctgcatttttatcaTTCCTTACCATAACCAGGCATCTATTCATTCTCCTGTTTTCAACACCAGACAAATGCCTAAAACCACTCCAACTTAACCCACAgctgaataaatattttcccttttcagtaTTGCTCTTATATCATATTGGAGATCCCAATTTATCTAAATTAAAGAGAGACTGATAGCCACCCTAATCGACTTGAACTTTAGAAGCAGTCCAGTACATTTGCGGAGAAGAAAACTGTTAGAATTATAAGTAAGAAAGTCCAGTTATTCGCCAATTTCAGTGGAAATGACCCAGATCCGTATCAAAATAGCTAGTTTCACACATAAGCCTTACTTCTTTTGACCCTCCACTACACAACGCTTATCCTTGCCCAACACTGCAAGGATAACAGCACTACCAGTCAAAAAATACCTACCTAATATAGACCCATTGCAACACCATCCATAGAGGACGTTTCCAAGAGCTGGCCCTACAATTGAATCAAGCGTCTTGTAACCCTCCCAACAAGAAAAGACTAGTAAGTTCTAACAGGAAAAATTCCTTCAGTGCTTACAGTTAGGGCATTTCCATCCTTTAACTTCCTAGATTCAGACAGGAATGATCCCTTGAGCAGGACAGCCGCTTGCTCTGAGTAGGCAACATCCATGTTGAACACCTCCTCTTTTCCAGGGTTTCGAACTGGGCAGGAGTAATCCTGGTTTTCTGCTACAGAGGAGAAATTGTCTTGAATTTCAGAAAACCAGAAGGGTGAATCTTAGAAAACAAGTGTGCTAAAAAAGCAGTTTGAGGCAGATTTGCATaccattgcttttaaaaaatcctacaTTAACATTTGAAAACAGTGTTCTCATAGCACAGTCCTGAGACTGATCAATAGGGTAAGATTAGCTTACAGTAATAACATTACAGCTACAATCACTAGAACACTGGTAAGACATGATCATAGCCTTAAATTAAAGGATATACCTATGGCTAACTTCACTTTACACAATTGCATATGGTGTTTATAAGATTTCACCATATGATCTTTGCTAGACTGATTTTACTTCCATCTTCTAGTTGCTTTCTCAAAGAGTTACAGTTATCAGTTTGAGTGGCAATTCATCACAACACTGTAGCCTGGAAAAGTTTACTAAATCCACAACTGTGGATaaccatgtatttaaaaaaaacaaaaaaacaacccccccccccaaaaaaaaacaacccaaaaaacacaacaccaccaccccacccccccccaaacaaggCCAATGTTTCAGACCCCAGATTAGTATAACTTCCCTTCCAGTTTCAGCCCTACTTCTGATCCTACTGCCCATTCAGTCTAActctacattttaaaacttccttCTTACTTCTCTGTACATTTGAAGTCCGTAGATTGTGCCACAACTGATCTGGGCTGGactcctttttctctgctgctgactcctgaaaaataaacaaaaacatgctTACCTAGACAAAACAGAAGTTATTATAAGACAACGTGATTTTGGCAGAAAACATACACCTGACATTGTCTGTTAGTCTAAGAAAATGCTGCTCAAGCTCAGGGCTACAAGACTGTTCTGAAATTAAGAATTATAATTAGAGGATTTGGCAGACAGGTGGAAAATGGATGACTATCTCATAGACAGTATTTGTCACAAATTTGCACATCATTAAGCCAATTCTTCCTTTCATGCAGTCATTAGCCAATTTCCCCCTTTTAGTTCATGCATTGAAGGGCTAAAAAACAGTGGACCAACCAAGCTGTGCGGGGTCTACCCATTGCCTGTGatcacaagatctttcaggagaAAGAACATACTAAGTAGACATCAGCACCTAAAAGCTTCCCTTCATGGGCTTCATAGTAAGCTACCTCTTCATGTCCAGAGAAGTGAATCTTAAAAGCATAAGGAGGCATTTGGCACGCAATTCTGTTAATAAAAACCTTACTTTTGCTAGCACTAGTTAGAATGTAGGAAAGCTTATTCTATTATCAAAAGTTAGCAACTTTCCAAGAATCTGCGTATGACATGGAGTTGTGGACTGAGGACTGACAGTTAAAAGAAACCTGTGCAAAGTCaccacaaacagaagaaaaccagttAGTTTGCACAGATGATGTACTATATCTTTGGAGTAGGTGCACAACTGGTGAGCTGCCATGAAAGCAGAACCAATTCATTTAGCATCTGGCTTAATCACACATCATACACTAATGCCAGAGCACCTTCAGATCCAGCTACCATGTAAACAGGCTGTATTGAAGAGTAATATAGGGGAACTATGTAGAAAGGCTCTGACAGAAATGCCAGCAGCTTTGATGCCTGAGAGTAGCTTATGACAGAGGTGGACAGGAGGCAAACGGCAAATCCATTTTGAAACACTGATGGAAATACAAACCCAAATTACTCTGACACATCACTGCCTGCACTCTTACAGCCTGAGCTGCTTCCACTCTAGCCACAGCTGAACTGAATCAGCTTTAAGCTCAATTTGCTGAACACAGTTTCTTCAATAGGTAGAGCCCATTCAAACATTCTGCTCCCAGCATACTGAGCAAGCAGTCAGCAGTGGGAAGCATCCAAAACCTGACTGAGCAGTAAAGGCACAGATACTGGATCTGGGCTCCAAATCAGGAATTTCTGAGACTGTGGGAaaaaaactttacttttttttgcacTTCTGTTTCCTCACTTATAAAGTGAAGATTTCAAACATCCTTCTGTGCAATAAATTATTTATCACGTTTTGCTACATGCCTTGAGCAAGTGTTATAGCAACAGCAGGCCTGTTTTGGCCTATGGTTCCTGAATACATCCTTCAGACCCCCAAAATTGTGCTTGGAACTGGGACAACAGTTTTTCTAACCAATATGGAAAATTAACCCAAAAGCCTGCTTCCCTCTGGGATTGCTCCAGGAATCACTCAAAGGTAAAGGACTTCTTCTGCTCAGTGCCTACATCCTGTATCACACCCTGAAGTCTCAGAAGTTTATCATTTTACATAGAAATCTCTCTCAATTTGCCTAAGTGAGCATCTGTCCCTTCCCATGAAATACAGAGGGCAAACACCAGCCGTTTGTGTACGCTGTAAAAGACAAGCAAGGAATACAGAGGTTAAGCTGATGACCACTCAGCAAAGAAGGAACAAACAGTCAAATGGgctaaattaaaatacattttcttactttCATTAAAATGGGAGGGGGGAAAACCCAACACTTTTCTGCTTCAGTGACCTCTGCTGTAGATCTCAGAGGCAActgcaaagctttaaaaaaaatgaagctgaagaaaatatgaatatttcCAGCAGCATAGTTGGAAAAGTGATCTTGTCCAAAGTAAGAAGTGAGAAAATGTTTCACTTCTAATTAAATTAAGGCATTTTAAACAGGCAGTTTTAGCATCTTTGTACATGTCTTCATTATATCAAAACATCACTTTAAAACATCAGGTTTGATCTCAGCTGCTTATCAAATGCAAATTATCAAATACAAATATTAGCAACCTAGTGAGTGGACACTTAAGATTAAGAGCTCAAAAATCTCTATTCCTATACAGtagaaagtaaaattattttaagagatTCAACAGGCTTCTATTTAATCTGCAAGTTTTAAAACTTGCCAAATTTCAATTGAGGCACTTAAGACAACCTTGAAGCACAAGTGCTTCCAGAAATATCATGTTTTTGTTACCCATTCAAGAAGGAATGCAAATAATGCTCTGCAAAAGAGAATCAGCCGTGACACTGTCTCAGTGCAATTCACAGTAAAGAAGCAATCTGCACCTCAACACTGGGGAGTTACATCCAACACAACCACAGCAGTTTCCAGCGATGTTGCAGACTGCTAGCGTCATTCCCTTAAGGCATTCAAGGGATTATTTGTGTATAATTAATCTCAGTGTAGTAAAAGAAGTTTCAAAGAGGCTCAGGCTGAGGAAAAGGAGTAATTGGTTCTGGTAAAGAGCAAGGGTCCTGTGCTACTGAAAAAGGCAGATCTTGTTCAAGCTCAATATATTCTGACTAGACACTTGACCAAGTAGAAAAAGTCACAAGGAGCCCTGATTGGGATACTTTCCAGCAGCCCCTAGGAAAAATAAGGATACTGTACCTTGTGGCCACAACCAGAAGAGGAACAGCACAGCAGGAAAGCAACTGAAAAGCTAATGGTTATGTAttctctaccaaaaaaaaaaaaaaaaaaaaaaaaaaaaaaaaaaaaaaaaaaagaaaaaaaagacagtggcCAGTCTTTCTCCAGGCTTACCAGCTGTACAAGGTCACCTTATCAGAACTGAACTTatgaagttctcttttttttggttatCAATGATTTAACACATCACTGGaataaagaaaacacaagagGGCTCCAAACAATACCAGTGCTCAACAAGGCTGCCGGGCTGTAGGCACTATACACAAGTCTGCCAGCAGTCTCTAGGATGCTTATGGATCTGCAGGTTTTGTAGCAACTTCTCAGTGCTGCAACCTGGATGCAGAATTTCTACAATCTCAGCTTCATTTCAGCTCAAGAGATGAAGTCTTCTATTTGGAAATAAGAATAGCCCTAGACCCAGAAAGCCAAGTCAGCTACCACAACGCAACAAAGTCTTTCAGGAGACCCCACTGCACCAACATACCTCTGAGCTGACCACTCCAAAAATGTCTCGGACATCACGCACAGGATGCTTGTTCTTCCTCCTCCGAGACCGGGAGTAGGTGTCCAACCGCCGCTGCACAGCAGCCGCCTGGGTCTTGGTCAGGGTGGAGAGCAGCACGATGTTGTCATTTTCCGAGGCACGGTCCCCGAGGAGGTCGGACAGACCCGCGTCCTGGAGCCACTCAGCTTCAGCTTCTCCCTCTGCCAGGCACGGGAGGAGAAGGGCGAGTGAGAAGAGAAAGGGTAACAGCAATCGGAGTGCTTGAAACTCTTCAGAGAGGGGAAACCAGAAGCCCGAGCCATTGccttcctggggtggcaatgggACATCACTGGAAGGGAGCCGCATCCTTGTTAGGAAGCCACGGCTGTTCTCAAAAATCTTAGCCCTACTCCCAGGTACCCAGCTGGGTATCAGGGTGAAACCAGAGGAGAGACAGCACTTTAGGCAACTATAACTGCTCGCATACTCCTTTCTCCTCATCCtaggggaggaaaagagaagaaaaaaccacGGAGGCATGGCTATTGCCAGGCACCTAGGGCCCCTCAGAAGCTGGGCACGAGAGTGACTCTGCATGGTGTTTAGCACAAGGATTACAATAGGAACTGAACCCAGTGGGGGCTTTCATAGGACACAGGAGGAAAGTCAGATGCATTTGCTTAAATCTGCCTTTACATGGACCTGCTTGTGCAAAGGGGAGCTCTGGCAGCTTTGAGAATGGACAATGGGTCTGTGAGAAGCCACAATGCTGCACATTTTACTTTTGTACTCTTCCCATTTTTTggctatttcttttaatttttatttatccatATGCATGCCTATGtatcaacaactttttttttttttttttttttaaatatccagaCACTGACCTGGTAgattcaaatgtatttatttaatacacTTGCAGAACTATTTGTATGCACCATCCCTATTCTTTACCTTTTTAAGTGGATTGGTATCCATACAGTcattcagcaaaagcaaaatcaTTATTCTTACTCTGTGCATTCACTTTATGTCTGTGCCTG belongs to Accipiter gentilis chromosome 14, bAccGen1.1, whole genome shotgun sequence and includes:
- the ARHGAP40 gene encoding rho GTPase-activating protein 40, producing MSKLPLKSPLASPVSEGTNSRVESLDNLSMDSFWLEVENIKQSAEAEQEECSLADVKTQEEGEAEAEWLQDAGLSDLLGDRASENDNIVLLSTLTKTQAAAVQRRLDTYSRSRRRKNKHPVRDVRDIFGVVSSEESAAEKKESSPDQLWHNLRTSNVQRTENQDYSCPVRNPGKEEVFNMDVAYSEQAAVLLKGSFLSESRKLKDGNALTKFKIPKGRLGVTRIGDLSAQDMKKIPTLALIELTALCDILGFELKRNKAPKLKTTEKRLFGVPLHTLLENDQKLLPNTKVPLLLQALLSCLEKRGLETEGILRVSGSQTRIKSLEQKLERDFYTGLFRWDEVHQNDVSGLLKRFIRELPAPLLTAEYLPAFAAVQSIPDLKHRLQALNLLILILPEPNRNTLKALLEFLSKVVARENNNKMNLWNVSTVMAPNLFMHKGLPNKIPEGKEKQLAEGAADVVRTMIHYQDLLWTVSSFLVAQVRKLNESNSKRYQFCDKRIKNLLRKIHADKDKVEKNQAEPSKIVKVHASLLLKDSLEVHLNNATRVADVLRQFQKNLCQNGWNIVSTVNLLKCNNSMECTNLLLYEVGGNIGEHCLDPDAYLLDLYHINPHAEWIIKQNPSYPRMY